Proteins from a genomic interval of Flammeovirgaceae bacterium SG7u.111:
- a CDS encoding DUF1080 domain-containing protein: MKRLFLITITLITFASLSQAQDDKELLPPEATEFYTPTIRKIDPGNATTAPSDAIVLFNGNDLSAWEGQKGSRPKWKVEGDHFTVEPKTGGITTKQSFGDMQLHIEWRSPQEVKGEGQGRGNSGVFLMGRYEVQVLDSYESKTYVNGQAGSIYKQSPPLVNAMKPVDQWEVYDIIWKAPRFNKDGALVSPAYVTVLHNGIVVQNHFQLMGPTEYRGIPYYKAHEDKLPISLQDHGNPVSYRNIWVREL; encoded by the coding sequence ATGAAAAGACTTTTTTTAATCACAATTACCCTCATCACCTTTGCTTCATTGAGCCAAGCACAAGACGACAAAGAGTTGTTGCCTCCAGAAGCTACAGAATTTTACACACCCACAATAAGAAAAATTGACCCGGGAAATGCAACTACAGCCCCTTCCGATGCCATCGTGTTGTTCAACGGCAACGACCTTTCAGCTTGGGAAGGCCAAAAAGGCAGCAGGCCAAAATGGAAAGTAGAAGGCGATCATTTTACCGTTGAGCCAAAAACGGGTGGAATTACTACCAAGCAAAGCTTTGGCGATATGCAGTTGCACATAGAATGGAGATCACCCCAAGAAGTAAAAGGCGAAGGCCAAGGCAGGGGAAACAGTGGTGTTTTCCTAATGGGGAGGTACGAAGTACAAGTGTTGGATTCGTATGAGAGCAAGACCTATGTAAACGGGCAAGCTGGTAGTATTTATAAGCAATCGCCCCCGCTAGTAAATGCGATGAAACCTGTCGATCAATGGGAAGTCTATGATATCATTTGGAAAGCTCCAAGGTTCAATAAAGACGGCGCTTTGGTAAGCCCCGCTTACGTAACCGTTCTTCATAATGGGATAGTGGTGCAAAACCATTTCCAGCTTATGGGACCAACGGAATACAGAGGAATTCCTTATTACAAAGCACATGAGGATAAATTACCAATTTCCCTGCAAGATCATGGAAATCCTGTGAGCTACAGAAATATCTGGGTAAGAGAACTGTAG
- a CDS encoding DUF1684 domain-containing protein, whose translation MHQSQPYENYTNSLYSIFAQSHQEEILEFQEHLNHEFKDPKESPLTEEDIKTFEHLDFFPINKKYKVTAKFQRTRNSIPFKMKTTTDRTPTYEVYGIATFEFEGKEYKLNIYQSHDLRLMPQYAKHLFLPFTDLTNGKEFYGGGRFMDLEIPEGDSIVIDFNKAYNPYCAYNGKYSCPIPPKENDLSIEVKAGVKKYGKH comes from the coding sequence ATGCATCAATCACAACCATATGAAAACTATACTAATAGCCTTTACAGTATTTTTGCGCAAAGCCACCAAGAAGAAATCCTCGAATTTCAGGAGCATTTGAACCACGAGTTCAAAGACCCAAAAGAATCTCCTTTGACCGAAGAAGATATAAAGACTTTTGAGCACTTGGACTTTTTCCCCATCAACAAGAAATACAAGGTAACCGCTAAGTTCCAAAGAACTAGGAATTCCATTCCCTTTAAAATGAAAACTACCACGGACAGAACGCCCACCTACGAAGTATATGGAATAGCTACATTTGAGTTTGAGGGAAAAGAATACAAACTGAACATCTACCAAAGCCACGATTTGAGGCTGATGCCACAATATGCAAAGCATTTATTCCTTCCTTTCACCGACCTTACCAACGGCAAAGAATTTTACGGAGGAGGCAGGTTTATGGACTTAGAAATTCCTGAGGGTGACAGCATCGTTATCGATTTCAACAAGGCTTATAACCCTTACTGTGCTTACAATGGAAAGTATTCTTGCCCCATTCCCCCCAAAGAAAACGACCTTTCCATTGAGGTAAAAGCGGGAGTGAAAAAATATGGGAAACATTAA
- a CDS encoding S8 family serine peptidase translates to MRIAIIITAMVILSSFQVSAQAWQDVTNTQYLKTRSAELSETFWKRKAEAEKLALEKNLPIRGATASGEVFEIVGITQFGQPIYYTLFNEKAAITSGSQRLSLGEGLGLDITGKGMLVGVWDGGNFLETHQEFQGRAETRGSITDDPLGLSSDHSTHVTGTIIAGGVDPQARGMAYEANAFVYDFANDDAEISNELSQGLLLLSNHSYGRVLGWTVNSAGTGWTWLGEPSISSSEDYLFGFYNEKSRLWDEFTTNAPYYLMVQAAGNDRTDVGDGSRPPDGPYDCIGPQGIAKNVLTVGAVEAIENGYSKPEDIIMSKFSSWGPADDGRIKPDIVADGVAVYSSLASSPSAYDTLSGTSMATPTTTGSLTLLQQLYSETHASEYMLSATLKGLVIHTANEAGPELGPDYQHGWGLLSTDKAAALIQQEDNSNNLIRELTIRDQQTQFISVQSNGVQPVVATICWTDQPGSPVAPQLDPADLMLVNDLDMRITDPLGNTFSPWILDPSRVDQAATTGDNFRDNVEKIEILDPVPGTYTIQITHKNTLEEPQNFSLIVSTSSLDLDFTTYYWVGKAGGEWNDPLNWSLSSNGAAGVGVPSITNPVVFDANSITTDNASITFNDDAACFNITWKENANNATFDLGTNTLSVNGNFTIDSELVKFTNGAVELSGPITKKNSIKAPAMTLAESDIIIKANSASWNMLSDLTTKSITIESGSLSAVDKKITSPSFDVTFGAGQELNITNSELLITEQFSLSSTLLADFENSTIRFSNADGASSFTFDGGGKQFHNIIAEGVDLTIEGNNNSFNKLTVDGSIQLTGASVIDSLTATAGSSISFQGGVSHFINEDFSVMGTAANPIVIQGEGGLATLETDDPTLRFCFDYINVTNVAIEGRTDYVSGNNSTISVESIGWLIGDCSDALFGAFEADLLCELGKAQFEDKSTGSPTSWEWDFGDKQFPERNTSTEQHPNHIYSFPGTYTVTLKVSDGTLTRTLVRNVEVNENNSGLAVPIILIDGETLESSLVSSNYQWYKDGVAIAGATNRSITASDPGGYQVEVFNDQCRFISEPTIINGLGDFAELNGLQLYPNPASQEVFLALDNEQKGEMKIGVFNLLGKQLLELNTKKTGYSFEVNMPIDQLPQGLYLLKVELGNYSSSKRFIKK, encoded by the coding sequence ATGAGAATAGCAATAATTATAACAGCAATGGTCATTTTAAGCAGCTTCCAAGTTTCGGCGCAAGCTTGGCAAGACGTGACCAATACGCAGTACCTCAAAACGAGGTCTGCCGAACTTTCCGAGACCTTTTGGAAAAGAAAAGCAGAAGCCGAGAAGCTAGCCTTGGAGAAAAACCTTCCCATTAGAGGTGCCACAGCCAGTGGGGAAGTTTTCGAAATTGTAGGCATCACCCAATTTGGACAGCCTATTTACTATACTCTTTTCAATGAAAAAGCAGCCATCACTTCAGGCTCTCAAAGATTGAGCTTGGGAGAAGGCTTAGGCTTAGATATCACTGGAAAAGGAATGTTGGTAGGCGTTTGGGACGGAGGCAATTTCCTCGAAACCCACCAAGAATTCCAAGGAAGAGCGGAAACCAGAGGCTCAATCACTGATGATCCTTTAGGCCTAAGCTCAGATCATTCCACCCATGTAACAGGAACTATTATAGCAGGAGGTGTTGACCCTCAAGCTAGAGGGATGGCCTATGAAGCAAATGCGTTTGTGTATGATTTTGCTAACGACGACGCTGAAATCTCCAACGAACTTTCGCAAGGCCTGCTGCTGCTTTCAAACCATTCCTATGGAAGGGTACTGGGCTGGACAGTGAATTCAGCAGGTACAGGCTGGACTTGGCTCGGAGAACCTAGCATCTCGAGTTCAGAAGATTACTTGTTTGGTTTTTACAATGAAAAAAGCCGCCTTTGGGATGAATTTACCACCAATGCGCCTTATTACCTCATGGTACAAGCTGCCGGTAACGACCGAACAGATGTTGGGGATGGCTCTCGCCCACCAGATGGTCCTTACGATTGTATAGGTCCACAAGGAATTGCCAAAAACGTATTGACAGTAGGTGCAGTGGAAGCCATTGAGAATGGGTACTCAAAACCCGAAGACATCATAATGAGCAAGTTCAGTAGCTGGGGACCTGCGGATGATGGCCGTATAAAACCAGATATAGTTGCCGATGGTGTGGCAGTTTATTCTTCCTTGGCTAGCTCTCCCTCAGCATATGATACACTTTCTGGTACATCTATGGCCACCCCTACCACCACAGGCTCGCTCACTCTTTTGCAACAGCTTTATTCAGAAACCCATGCTAGTGAGTACATGCTTTCGGCTACGCTCAAAGGCTTGGTTATCCATACGGCTAACGAGGCTGGACCTGAACTAGGACCAGATTACCAACACGGCTGGGGCTTACTCAGCACCGATAAAGCAGCTGCGCTTATCCAGCAAGAAGACAATTCGAACAACCTGATAAGAGAACTGACTATTCGCGATCAGCAAACGCAATTTATTTCTGTACAATCGAATGGAGTTCAGCCTGTAGTTGCCACTATTTGCTGGACAGACCAGCCTGGCTCACCAGTAGCACCACAACTCGACCCTGCCGACCTCATGCTAGTAAACGACCTTGACATGAGAATCACCGATCCGTTGGGAAATACTTTTTCCCCTTGGATCCTCGATCCTTCTCGGGTAGATCAAGCCGCTACCACAGGTGATAACTTTAGAGATAATGTTGAAAAAATAGAAATACTTGATCCTGTACCAGGAACATATACTATCCAAATCACACACAAAAACACTTTGGAAGAGCCTCAAAACTTTTCCCTCATTGTTTCAACTAGTAGCTTGGATCTCGACTTTACCACGTATTACTGGGTGGGTAAAGCTGGCGGTGAATGGAATGACCCTCTCAACTGGTCGCTTTCTAGCAATGGAGCGGCAGGCGTTGGTGTCCCGAGCATTACAAATCCTGTGGTATTCGATGCTAACTCCATTACGACCGACAATGCTAGTATCACGTTCAATGACGATGCTGCATGTTTCAATATTACTTGGAAAGAAAATGCCAACAATGCTACGTTTGATCTTGGTACAAATACCCTTTCGGTAAACGGGAACTTCACTATAGATTCGGAACTGGTAAAATTCACCAACGGAGCTGTAGAACTGAGCGGACCCATCACCAAAAAGAACTCGATAAAAGCACCGGCAATGACTTTGGCTGAATCGGATATAATTATCAAAGCCAACAGTGCTTCTTGGAACATGCTTTCAGATCTTACCACAAAAAGTATTACCATAGAAAGTGGCAGCTTGAGCGCTGTTGATAAAAAAATAACCTCCCCTTCTTTTGATGTCACTTTTGGGGCAGGGCAAGAATTGAACATTACCAATAGCGAATTACTTATTACTGAGCAATTTAGCCTAAGCTCTACTCTTTTAGCCGACTTTGAAAACTCTACCATTCGCTTTTCTAATGCAGATGGTGCTAGCAGCTTTACATTCGACGGCGGTGGAAAGCAATTCCATAACATCATTGCCGAAGGCGTAGACCTGACCATAGAAGGTAACAACAATTCGTTCAATAAATTAACGGTGGACGGCAGCATCCAACTTACAGGAGCTTCGGTGATAGATTCGCTTACGGCTACGGCTGGTTCAAGTATCAGCTTCCAAGGAGGCGTTTCCCACTTCATCAACGAAGATTTTAGTGTGATGGGAACTGCCGCAAACCCAATTGTGATACAAGGAGAAGGTGGACTTGCCACGCTTGAAACAGACGATCCTACGCTCCGTTTCTGCTTCGATTACATCAACGTAACCAATGTAGCCATTGAGGGAAGAACAGATTATGTATCGGGAAACAACAGTACTATTTCGGTGGAAAGCATCGGCTGGCTCATAGGCGATTGCTCCGATGCACTGTTCGGTGCTTTTGAAGCTGATTTGCTCTGCGAGCTTGGAAAAGCCCAGTTTGAAGACAAAAGTACAGGTAGCCCAACTAGCTGGGAATGGGATTTTGGAGACAAGCAATTCCCTGAAAGGAATACATCGACAGAACAGCATCCAAACCATATTTATAGCTTCCCCGGTACTTATACGGTCACGTTAAAAGTGTCTGACGGAACGCTTACCAGAACGCTTGTGAGAAATGTAGAAGTAAATGAAAACAACTCTGGCTTGGCAGTTCCTATCATTCTTATTGATGGCGAAACCCTTGAAAGCTCCTTGGTTTCATCTAATTATCAGTGGTACAAAGACGGTGTAGCCATTGCAGGGGCAACCAACAGAAGCATTACCGCTTCCGACCCAGGAGGCTACCAAGTGGAAGTATTTAACGATCAGTGCCGCTTCATCTCTGAGCCTACTATCATCAATGGATTAGGAGATTTTGCTGAGCTAAACGGATTGCAACTTTATCCGAATCCTGCTAGCCAAGAGGTATTCTTAGCCCTGGACAACGAACAAAAAGGAGAGATGAAAATTGGAGTATTCAACCTGTTAGGCAAACAGTTGTTGGAGCTTAATACTAAAAAAACAGGCTACAGTTTCGAGGTAAATATGCCGATAGACCAACTGCCTCAAGGTTTGTATTTATTAAAAGTAGAACTCGGAAATTATTCTTCTTCTAAGAGGTTTATTAAGAAATAA
- a CDS encoding RagB/SusD family nutrient uptake outer membrane protein has product MKKLSINLFFAGVLLIASCQEVLEPQPNDRITNDLVLTDAGSVRTVITSLYRGLANLQAVQIIAADMTADHLTHNGTFTQYIEVGTKDMSASNGSANAMWGTIYSMLYTVNFLLEGVPEMDNLVDSQKELFLAYARFFRGYGYFVGVNTFGDMPLVLSTDITANRDIPRSPKAEVIAQIEADLLFALDKVPEESFNSGDLTNGAVKAALARFYLYQENWDKADEFATDVIDGVGTTDYELEANFGDVLTDFSRESILEIVYSANDNPGTSTNYGLNNLFSTRREIIPTNDIVTTFQSSGGDREAVLTFDPNLIKGSDNGWTVSRYGPFDNVPVFRLAEMYLIRAEARAQKNNLNSARSDLNIIRQRSGVDPTDTNTKNLLLLEIERERQVELGFEGHRWYDLKRTGRVNEVMRAFTPNWSDKNLLWPVPLREIQNNPGLAGSQNPGY; this is encoded by the coding sequence ATGAAGAAACTTTCTATCAACTTATTTTTTGCCGGCGTTTTGCTTATCGCTTCTTGCCAAGAAGTACTAGAACCTCAGCCCAACGACCGAATCACCAACGATTTGGTTTTGACGGATGCAGGGTCTGTCCGCACGGTTATTACTTCTCTTTACAGGGGCTTGGCAAATTTGCAAGCAGTTCAGATTATAGCTGCTGACATGACGGCCGACCATCTTACCCACAACGGCACATTCACCCAATACATCGAGGTTGGCACCAAAGATATGTCCGCATCCAATGGCTCGGCCAATGCGATGTGGGGAACAATTTATTCCATGCTCTACACCGTCAACTTTTTGTTAGAAGGTGTTCCCGAGATGGATAACTTGGTGGATTCTCAAAAAGAATTGTTCTTGGCTTATGCACGCTTTTTCAGAGGGTACGGATATTTTGTAGGGGTAAACACCTTTGGAGACATGCCTTTGGTACTTTCTACAGACATCACTGCAAACAGAGATATTCCCCGCTCACCTAAAGCGGAGGTAATTGCACAAATAGAAGCAGATTTACTTTTTGCCCTCGACAAAGTTCCCGAAGAATCGTTCAACAGCGGCGACCTTACCAACGGTGCGGTAAAAGCAGCTTTGGCAAGGTTCTATCTCTACCAAGAAAACTGGGACAAGGCAGACGAATTTGCCACGGATGTTATAGATGGCGTGGGAACAACAGACTATGAGTTAGAAGCAAACTTTGGCGATGTGCTTACCGATTTTAGTCGCGAGTCTATTTTAGAAATTGTCTATTCGGCGAACGACAACCCGGGTACTTCTACCAATTACGGGTTGAACAACTTGTTTTCTACTCGTAGGGAAATTATCCCGACCAACGATATTGTGACAACTTTCCAGTCGAGCGGAGGCGACAGAGAAGCTGTTCTCACCTTCGACCCCAACCTTATTAAAGGCAGCGATAATGGCTGGACTGTTTCCCGCTACGGACCTTTCGACAATGTACCTGTGTTCCGCCTTGCAGAAATGTACCTAATAAGAGCTGAAGCCCGTGCACAGAAGAATAACTTGAACTCAGCCAGGTCCGACCTAAATATCATTAGGCAAAGGAGCGGTGTAGACCCAACAGACACCAATACCAAAAATCTTTTGTTACTGGAAATTGAAAGGGAAAGACAAGTAGAATTGGGCTTTGAAGGTCATCGCTGGTACGATCTTAAAAGAACGGGAAGGGTAAACGAAGTAATGAGAGCTTTTACCCCAAACTGGTCGGATAAAAACTTGCTGTGGCCAGTGCCACTCAGGGAAATCCAAAACAACCCTGGCTTAGCTGGTTCTCAAAACCCTGGGTACTAA